In a single window of the Dehalococcoidia bacterium genome:
- a CDS encoding PHP domain-containing protein: MLIDLHTHSTAHSACSAASPDDLCRAAKEAGLDGICITEHDAFWPEVAVRELGEKHGIVVLRGVEATTEVGHVLVYGLSTWRKGLSTLAALREHVMAEGALMFLAHPSRRYGRPVEGSLADIFDSLEVANASEGALQNANALELARGCRLPGIGGSDAHTAREVGAAYTVLANSVADEGGLVAELRKALHSTAVRRLTAEE; the protein is encoded by the coding sequence ATGCTGATCGACCTGCATACGCACTCGACGGCGCATTCGGCGTGCAGCGCCGCTTCACCGGACGACCTCTGCCGGGCGGCGAAGGAGGCGGGACTCGATGGCATCTGCATCACCGAGCACGATGCCTTCTGGCCCGAGGTCGCCGTGAGGGAGCTCGGCGAGAAGCACGGCATCGTCGTCCTGCGCGGCGTCGAGGCGACGACGGAGGTCGGCCACGTGCTGGTCTACGGGCTGTCGACCTGGCGCAAGGGGCTTTCGACGCTCGCGGCCCTGCGCGAGCACGTGATGGCGGAAGGCGCGCTCATGTTCCTCGCCCACCCCTCGAGGCGCTACGGGCGGCCCGTCGAGGGGTCACTCGCCGACATCTTCGACTCCCTGGAGGTTGCAAACGCGAGCGAAGGGGCGCTACAGAACGCCAACGCGCTGGAGCTCGCGCGCGGCTGCCGGCTTCCCGGCATCGGCGGCAGTGACGCCCACACGGCCCGCGAGGTAGGCGCGGCGTACACCGTCCTGGCTAACAGCGTGGCAGACGAAGGCGGCCTCGTCGCCGAGCTGCGCAAGGCCCTTCACTCTACGGCCGTCCGCCGGCTGACCGCGGAGGAG
- a CDS encoding M20/M25/M40 family metallo-hydrolase, with protein MPPRKAAATKDPDFEGMAAQAAEILQRYIRVNTTNPPGNEELAADFLAEILRADGIDSTKLISAPGRANLYAILQTSSGGQAGKAPGQEAALPLVLLNHTDVVPVEAEHWQVDPFAGVVKDGFIWGRGALDMKGMGTLELVVFLAIKRRLDAGARLKRPLRFLAVADEEAGSEYGVEWLDKHHPELIQDAAFVINEGGYGAETYLGVERPLFGVSMAEKSPLWLRLRATGRPGHGSAPHEDNCLDRIIRAMHRIQHWERPLTITEPVAESLRAAHREGYLAVDPDSASPEEIVDRHRQLRTVMTNTISATGLRSGIKHNVIPASAEATLDCRLVPGYDHDRFIAELRTVIDDPKVEVETVFGSASPSSSPDTELHDAIREVCAQVMPEAALLPRVSAGFTDSRTFRRRGIPAYGFVPMLLGAGEMGGQHGNNERISLKNLRLGVEVLYRVVERVCLE; from the coding sequence ATGCCCCCCAGGAAGGCCGCAGCGACGAAGGACCCCGATTTCGAGGGGATGGCCGCTCAAGCCGCCGAAATCCTCCAACGATACATTCGCGTCAACACCACCAACCCACCCGGGAACGAGGAGCTTGCTGCCGACTTCCTGGCCGAAATCCTCCGGGCTGACGGCATCGACTCCACCAAGCTCATCTCCGCCCCCGGCCGCGCCAACCTCTACGCCATCCTCCAGACATCCTCGGGCGGGCAAGCCGGCAAGGCGCCGGGCCAGGAGGCCGCTCTGCCCCTTGTCCTCCTCAACCACACCGACGTTGTGCCCGTCGAGGCCGAGCACTGGCAGGTCGACCCGTTCGCGGGCGTGGTAAAGGACGGCTTCATCTGGGGCCGTGGCGCCCTCGACATGAAGGGCATGGGGACCCTGGAGCTCGTCGTTTTCCTGGCGATCAAGCGGCGACTGGACGCCGGCGCGCGGCTGAAGCGTCCCTTGCGCTTTCTCGCCGTGGCGGACGAGGAAGCGGGCAGCGAATACGGCGTCGAATGGCTCGACAAGCACCACCCTGAGCTCATACAGGACGCCGCCTTCGTCATCAACGAAGGCGGTTACGGTGCGGAGACCTACCTCGGCGTCGAGCGCCCCCTGTTCGGGGTCTCGATGGCGGAAAAGAGCCCCCTCTGGCTGCGCCTCAGGGCCACGGGCCGCCCCGGCCACGGCTCCGCCCCGCACGAGGACAACTGCCTGGACCGCATCATCCGCGCCATGCACCGCATCCAGCACTGGGAGCGGCCGCTCACGATCACGGAGCCGGTCGCCGAGTCCCTGCGGGCCGCTCACCGGGAGGGCTACCTCGCCGTGGACCCGGACTCGGCGTCCCCGGAGGAAATCGTCGACCGGCACCGTCAGCTGCGCACGGTGATGACGAACACGATCAGCGCCACGGGCCTGCGGTCGGGCATCAAGCACAACGTCATCCCCGCCTCCGCGGAGGCCACGCTCGACTGCCGTCTCGTCCCCGGCTACGACCACGACCGCTTCATCGCCGAGCTCCGCACCGTGATCGACGACCCCAAGGTCGAGGTGGAGACGGTGTTCGGCTCAGCGAGCCCCTCGTCCTCTCCAGACACGGAGTTGCACGACGCCATCCGGGAGGTGTGCGCGCAGGTAATGCCGGAAGCGGCGCTCCTGCCGCGCGTGAGCGCCGGCTTCACGGACTCGCGCACCTTCCGGCGGCGAGGCATCCCGGCGTACGGCTTCGTCCCCATGCTCCTCGGCGCCGGCGAGATGGGCGGTCAGCACGGCAACAACGAGCGCATCTCCCTCAAGAACCTGCGGCTCGGCGTCGAAGTCCTCTACCGGGTCGTCGAAAGAGTCTGCCTCGAGTGA